From the Gouania willdenowi chromosome 19, fGouWil2.1, whole genome shotgun sequence genome, one window contains:
- the noxo1b gene encoding NADPH oxidase organizer 1b: protein MTDQRFVISARIVGGVHRDTPKLKMFMVSVLWSDEAEGIIYRSFQDFKEFHKSLKKKFPNLNPLRQKDKMIPKFRGKAIRSSLPKKGSKKSVQRMKFLESYCIKLLKCDQSVTQSSEVSRFFNPKNQDLQPDFTKNSVMILLSDVHPDGEGGVTHAAGNVTHPCITQTYTCVAPYETKDTKNRPFKVAMEEKLDVLIKDPTGWWLVENEEKRLAWFPAPYLDLWEGEDDDECTGFQLGGALYCAVRSYSSKKNDEVSVSIGTVVEVLRKSDNGWWLIRCNGKAGYIPSMYLQPYNNPRAGLYSVQQKMHSSTLNLATSRSSQALYQPSISEEINPEHESSVPSQRDHIVPRRMHKARSLDVLSEPWSQTQLQRVRPAPENDTRRLSSTSAATSFSDFSTSSDSSLPQSSHNTSQQPDDLSLSSHYISNSGSDFSESVSTKAGPGPSVAPRIPPRPKSEEIMTRCTTMTRKAAMATKTRLQIQPDYVHSR, encoded by the exons ATGTTCATGGTCTCTGTGTTATGGTCGGATGAGGCTGAAGGGATCATCTACAGGTCCTTCCAGGATTTTAAGGAATTTCAC aaatcaCTGAAAAAGAAATTTCCCAACCTGAACCCCCTTCGCCAGAAGGATAAAATGATCCCCAAGTTTAGGG GAAAGGCAATCAGAAGCAGTCTCCCAAAGAAAGGCTCCAAAAAGTCCGTCCAGCGGATGAAGTTTCTGGAGAGCTACTGCATCAAACTGCTGAAGTGTGACCAAAGTGTGACCCAGAGCTCAGAGGTCTCACGCTTCTTCAACCCCAAGAACCAGGACCTGCAGCCAGACTTCACCAAGAACAG TGTCATGATCCTGCTGTCTGACGTTCACCCTGATGGGGAAGGCGGTGTCACCcacgctgctgggaacgtcaccCACCCGTGCATCACTCAGACTTATACCTGCGTGGCCCCGTATGAGACGAAAGACACCAAGAATCGCCCTTTCAAAGTCGCTATGGAAGAGAAACTCGATGTCTTGATCAAAGACCCGACGG GATGGTGGCTAGTTGAGAACGAGGAAAAGCGTCTGGCTTGGTTTCCGGCTCCTTATCTGGATTTATGGGAAGGAGAGGATGATGACGAGTGCACGGGATTCCAGCTGGGAG GTGCTCTATACTGTGCTGTGAGGAGTTACTCTAGTAAGAAGAATGATGAGGTCTCTGTGTCCATTGGGACTGTGGTGGAGGTACTGAGGAAGTCTGACAATGGCTGGTGGCTCATCAG ATGCAATGGCAAGGCCGGTTACATTCCTTCCATGTATCTGCAACCATACAATAACCCACGGGCAGGCCTTTACAGCGTACAGCAAAAGATGCACAGCTCCAcactcaacctggcaaccagcAGAAGTTCTCAGGCTCTCTACCAACCAAGTATCAGTGAAGAGATAAATCCCGAGCATGAGTCCTCTGTGCCATCCCAGCGTGACCACATTGTTCCCCGTCGCATGCACAAAGCCCGCTCCCTGGACGTCCTCTCAGAACCATGGTCGCAGACTCAGCTGCAGCGAGTCCGGCCAGCCCCGGAGAACGACACGCGCAGGCTGAGCAGCACCAGTGCCGCCACCAGCTTCTCAGACTTTTCCACAAGCAGTGACTCGTCTTTGCCCCAGAGCAGCCATAACACCTCCCAGCAGCCTGACGACCTTAGCCTATCCAGCCATTACATCTCCAACAGCGGCTCAGATTTCTCTGAATCCGTCAGCACCAAGGCTGGGCCGGGCCCCTCGGTCGCTCCCAGGATTCCACCACGACCCAAGTCTGAGGAGATCATGACCCGCTGCACCACCATGACCCGTAAGGCCGCTATGGCAACCAAGACCCGGCTTCAAATCCAACCAGATTATGTTCACAGCCGCTag